One window of Nocardia sp. NBC_00508 genomic DNA carries:
- a CDS encoding sulfate adenylyltransferase subunit 1, translating to MSDLLRLATAGSVDDGKSTLVGRLLYDTKSVLADQIDAVTRASVDKGLATPDLSLLVDGLRAEREQGITIDVAYRYFATPRRSFVLADTPGHVQYTRNTVSGASTAQLVILLVDARKGVIEQTRRHAAVLALLGVPKLVLAVNKIDLVDDAATVFAAICAEFNELTRTLGWSNDDVLEIPVSALHGDNIATRSDNTPYYDGPSLIEHLESVPVDADSTGDHALGLRFPVQYVIRPRTAEYPDYRGYAGQIAAGAVAPGDEVVVLPSGIRTTVERIDTPDGELAVAQTGRSVTLILADEVDISRGDIIASAADAPEPIDTFDATVCWLGDKPLRPGARLLLKHGTRTTQAIVGTLLERFDEQRLAADPNPESLELNDIGRISVRVAEPIAADDYRVNRHTGSFLLIDPAGGNTLAAGLVGDVLTAVEVGTGV from the coding sequence ATGTCCGACCTATTGAGGCTGGCCACCGCCGGTTCTGTCGACGACGGCAAGTCCACCTTGGTCGGACGCCTGCTCTACGACACGAAGTCCGTTCTGGCCGACCAGATCGACGCCGTCACCCGCGCGTCGGTGGACAAAGGTCTCGCCACACCGGATCTCTCGCTGCTCGTGGACGGGTTGCGCGCGGAACGCGAACAGGGCATCACGATCGATGTCGCCTACCGCTACTTCGCCACGCCGCGCCGCTCTTTCGTACTCGCGGACACCCCGGGGCACGTGCAGTACACCCGCAACACCGTCTCCGGGGCATCCACCGCGCAGCTGGTGATTCTGCTCGTCGACGCGCGCAAGGGCGTCATCGAGCAGACCCGCAGGCATGCCGCGGTGCTCGCGCTGCTCGGCGTGCCGAAGCTGGTGCTCGCGGTGAACAAGATCGATCTGGTCGACGACGCCGCCACCGTGTTCGCGGCCATCTGCGCGGAGTTCAACGAGCTCACCCGCACGCTGGGCTGGTCGAATGATGACGTGCTCGAGATTCCGGTCTCGGCATTGCACGGCGACAATATCGCCACGCGGTCGGACAACACCCCGTACTACGACGGTCCCTCGCTGATCGAGCACCTGGAGTCGGTGCCGGTCGACGCCGACAGCACCGGCGATCACGCGCTGGGCCTGCGCTTCCCGGTGCAGTACGTGATCCGGCCGCGCACCGCCGAATACCCGGACTACCGCGGCTACGCGGGACAGATCGCGGCGGGCGCGGTCGCGCCGGGCGACGAAGTCGTGGTGCTGCCCTCCGGTATCCGCACCACCGTGGAGCGGATCGACACTCCCGACGGCGAGCTCGCGGTGGCGCAGACCGGCCGCAGCGTCACACTGATCCTCGCCGACGAGGTCGATATCTCGCGCGGCGACATCATCGCCTCGGCCGCCGACGCGCCGGAGCCCATCGACACGTTCGACGCCACCGTGTGCTGGCTGGGCGACAAGCCGCTGCGCCCCGGCGCGCGGCTGCTGCTCAAGCACGGCACCCGGACCACCCAGGCCATCGTCGGCACGCTGCTGGAACGCTTCGACGAGCAGCGCCTCGCGGCCGATCCGAACCCGGAGTCGTTGGAGCTCAACGATATCGGGCGTATCTCGGTGCGCGTCGCCGAGCCGATCGCGGCCGACGACTACCGGGTGAACCGGCACACCGGCAGCTTTCTGCTGATCGACCCGGCCGGTGGCAACACGCTGGCCGCCGGTTTGGTCGGCGACGTGCTGACCGCGGTCGAGGTCGGCACCGGAGTCTGA
- a CDS encoding sirohydrochlorin chelatase — protein sequence MAVSRVPFGARLVAGAVAGCAKSRFGHAPTGLGRVSAEQPPALIAVAHGSRDPRSAATVSAVVAAVAAARPDIEVRTAFLDLTAPSVEQVVDSLAAQGHTHAVVTPLLLGSAFHARVDLPGLLAAAGARNPQLRLTQADVLGADALLIGALRDRVLAACDIDHTSANRRIGVALAAVGSSSAAANARTAEVAARLAARTGWLTQICFATTEPSVAEAISRLHARGADHVLVAPWFLAPGLLTDRLLHAAPHAVHADVLGPHPALTGVILDRYHAAIAETPALSA from the coding sequence ATGGCGGTATCGCGAGTTCCGTTCGGCGCCCGGCTGGTCGCGGGCGCCGTGGCGGGCTGCGCGAAATCCCGGTTCGGCCACGCGCCGACCGGCCTCGGACGGGTCAGCGCGGAGCAGCCGCCCGCGCTGATCGCCGTGGCGCACGGGAGTCGCGATCCGCGGTCCGCGGCGACGGTTTCCGCAGTCGTCGCGGCCGTGGCCGCCGCGCGGCCGGACATCGAGGTGCGCACGGCATTTCTCGACCTCACCGCGCCTTCGGTCGAGCAGGTCGTGGATTCCCTTGCCGCCCAGGGGCATACCCACGCGGTGGTCACGCCGCTGCTGCTCGGCAGCGCCTTCCACGCCAGGGTCGACCTGCCCGGCCTGCTCGCCGCGGCCGGCGCCCGCAATCCTCAGCTGCGGTTGACCCAGGCCGATGTGCTCGGCGCCGACGCCTTGCTGATCGGCGCGTTGCGCGATCGCGTGCTCGCCGCCTGCGACATCGATCACACCTCGGCGAATCGGCGAATCGGCGTCGCGCTCGCGGCGGTCGGATCGTCGTCTGCCGCCGCCAACGCGCGCACCGCCGAGGTGGCCGCCCGGCTCGCCGCCCGCACCGGCTGGCTTACCCAGATCTGCTTCGCGACCACCGAACCATCGGTGGCCGAGGCGATTTCGCGTCTGCACGCCCGCGGCGCCGACCACGTCCTGGTCGCGCCCTGGTTCCTCGCACCCGGCCTGCTGACGGACCGCCTGCTCCACGCGGCGCCCCACGCCGTCCACGCCGACGTACTCGGCCCGCACCCGGCCCTCACGGGCGTCATCCTGGATCGCTACCACGCGGCCATCGCCGAGACGCCCGCACTCTCAGCCTGA
- a CDS encoding TetR/AcrR family transcriptional regulator translates to MTESATDPPRDIDQRLAKGARSRASIARRAADVASVEGLTGISIGRLAGDLGLSKSGIATLFGSKESLQLAAVQSARQVFIDAVITPSMREPRGLPRLHALVERWFGQVTDPAFPGGCFRVATIAEFDSRPGPVRDAIAEDRRDWLALLVKEIRRAQEQGHLGERSADVIAFELDAVIAAAHTARQMGDERGVATARAVVDDLLGGPVTQ, encoded by the coding sequence ATGACCGAGTCCGCAACCGACCCGCCGCGCGACATCGATCAGCGTTTGGCCAAAGGAGCGCGATCCCGCGCATCAATCGCCCGCCGCGCCGCCGATGTGGCTTCCGTCGAAGGACTGACCGGGATCAGCATCGGCCGGTTGGCCGGCGACCTCGGCCTCAGCAAGAGCGGCATAGCGACGCTCTTCGGCAGTAAGGAGAGCCTGCAACTGGCGGCGGTTCAGTCCGCGCGACAGGTGTTCATCGACGCGGTGATCACGCCGAGCATGCGGGAGCCCCGCGGACTGCCGCGCCTGCACGCCTTGGTCGAGCGCTGGTTCGGCCAGGTGACCGACCCGGCGTTCCCCGGCGGATGCTTCCGCGTCGCGACCATCGCCGAGTTCGACAGCAGGCCGGGCCCGGTCCGCGACGCCATCGCCGAGGACCGCCGGGACTGGCTGGCGTTGCTGGTCAAGGAGATTCGCCGCGCGCAGGAACAAGGCCATCTCGGTGAGCGCAGCGCCGACGTCATCGCTTTCGAACTGGACGCGGTCATCGCCGCGGCGCACACCGCCCGGCAGATGGGCGACGAGCGCGGCGTCGCCACTGCGCGTGCCGTAGTCGACGACCTGCTCGGTGGACCCGTCACTCAGTAG
- a CDS encoding MFS transporter gives MTDVSARAQSPPTASAATRTLLIACGAAFIAFLDLSVVNIAFPSIARDYPGTAATTLTWVVSGYAVAFAALLTPAGRFADVLGRRRLFLGALAGFALTSLLCGFAPTAGWLIAGRVLQGATAALMVPAALGLVLAATPREKIGAAIGAWSAAGGFAAVVGPALGGALVEGFSWRAVFVINVPVAAVLIAAAARIPASDVRPPGSALPDPLGTLAVALGLGGVVAGVTEGQRWGWTSAGTLTTLIGGGLLVVAALVRSARHQDPAIAVELWRSKSYALANATSFVFGAAMFAWLLAGPLFLDAIWGYSVLGSAGAMTIGAVASMVTATIAGRVGSPAARRWLGVLGALMFVACTVWMSTDAFGSTPALWSAWIPAGVLGGGGIGFLVTVLGTAAASSLPPQRFAAGTGMNLTARQVGGALGVAVLAAVFAARPGDPLGAFHTLFAVCAGIATVAACLAALPIRTLSHSTDS, from the coding sequence ATGACCGACGTGTCCGCGCGGGCCCAAAGCCCGCCAACCGCGAGCGCGGCTACCCGCACACTGCTGATCGCCTGCGGCGCGGCATTCATCGCATTCCTCGACCTCTCGGTCGTCAACATCGCCTTCCCCTCCATCGCCCGCGACTACCCCGGCACGGCGGCCACCACGCTGACCTGGGTGGTCAGCGGGTACGCGGTCGCCTTCGCCGCGCTGCTCACCCCGGCGGGCCGGTTCGCGGACGTGCTCGGGCGCCGCAGGCTCTTTCTCGGCGCACTGGCCGGTTTCGCCCTGACCTCCCTGCTGTGCGGGTTCGCGCCCACCGCGGGCTGGCTCATCGCGGGCCGGGTGCTGCAAGGCGCCACCGCGGCGCTGATGGTGCCCGCCGCCCTCGGACTTGTGCTCGCCGCCACCCCGCGCGAGAAGATCGGCGCGGCGATCGGAGCCTGGTCGGCCGCCGGCGGGTTCGCCGCCGTGGTCGGTCCCGCGCTCGGCGGGGCGCTGGTCGAAGGCTTCAGCTGGCGAGCGGTTTTCGTGATCAACGTGCCGGTGGCTGCCGTGCTCATCGCGGCGGCGGCCCGCATCCCGGCTTCCGACGTCCGGCCGCCCGGTAGTGCGCTACCGGATCCGCTCGGCACGCTCGCGGTCGCGCTCGGTCTCGGCGGTGTGGTGGCGGGCGTCACCGAAGGGCAACGCTGGGGCTGGACCTCGGCGGGGACGCTCACCACGCTGATCGGCGGCGGGCTGTTGGTCGTGGCCGCGCTCGTGCGCTCGGCGCGTCACCAGGATCCGGCGATCGCCGTGGAGCTCTGGCGCAGCAAGTCGTACGCGCTGGCCAACGCGACCTCGTTCGTCTTCGGTGCCGCGATGTTCGCCTGGCTGCTGGCGGGACCGCTCTTCCTGGACGCGATCTGGGGCTATTCGGTGCTCGGCTCCGCGGGCGCGATGACCATCGGGGCGGTGGCCTCGATGGTGACCGCGACCATCGCGGGACGAGTCGGCTCTCCCGCGGCCAGGCGGTGGCTCGGGGTGCTCGGCGCGTTGATGTTCGTCGCCTGCACGGTATGGATGAGCACGGACGCCTTCGGTTCGACTCCGGCGCTGTGGTCGGCGTGGATTCCGGCTGGCGTGCTCGGCGGTGGCGGCATCGGGTTCCTGGTCACCGTGCTGGGTACCGCGGCCGCGAGTTCGCTTCCGCCGCAGCGATTCGCCGCGGGCACCGGCATGAATCTGACGGCGCGGCAGGTGGGTGGTGCGCTCGGCGTCGCCGTGCTGGCCGCGGTGTTCGCGGCGCGTCCCGGCGATCCGCTCGGCGCGTTCCACACCCTGTTCGCCGTCTGCGCGGGCATCGCCACGGTCGCCGCATGTCTGGCGGCCTTGCCCATCCGCACCCTGTCCCACTCCACCGACAGCTAG
- a CDS encoding SGNH/GDSL hydrolase family protein: MSDIRTEANDPMLLPPEEQRRLLADAPWRRYAVLGDSIAQGVGDPSPGYEPVGWADRVAAVLTAVRPGLAYSNTGRIGATSAQVLAEQLPFVLEFRPDLVHLSCGGNDLFLPGGDIASLRENLNTLFGTLARTGAQVVTFTLADVWEIEHMAPMRPMRDRMAALNDLVRELAARYDALLLELWAHPLRLRPDLMSADLIHFSMSGHAVLASDMVRTLADRIPAAR; encoded by the coding sequence ATGAGCGACATTCGCACCGAGGCCAACGACCCGATGCTGCTGCCCCCTGAGGAACAACGCCGCCTGCTCGCCGACGCGCCATGGCGGCGATACGCAGTGCTCGGCGACTCCATCGCCCAAGGCGTGGGCGACCCGAGCCCAGGGTACGAGCCGGTGGGATGGGCCGACCGCGTCGCCGCCGTGCTCACCGCGGTGCGTCCCGGTCTCGCCTACTCGAACACCGGCCGGATCGGCGCCACCTCCGCGCAGGTACTCGCCGAACAGCTGCCGTTCGTGCTCGAATTCCGGCCGGACCTGGTGCATCTCAGCTGCGGTGGCAACGACCTGTTCCTGCCGGGCGGCGACATCGCCTCCCTGCGCGAGAACCTGAACACCCTGTTCGGAACGCTGGCCCGCACGGGGGCCCAGGTCGTCACCTTCACGCTGGCCGACGTCTGGGAAATCGAGCACATGGCGCCGATGCGTCCGATGCGCGACCGCATGGCCGCGCTCAACGATCTCGTCCGCGAGCTGGCCGCCCGCTACGACGCGCTCCTGCTCGAACTCTGGGCTCACCCGCTGCGCCTGCGCCCCGACTTGATGAGCGCCGACCTCATCCACTTCAGCATGAGCGGCCACGCAGTGCTCGCCTCGGACATGGTGCGCACGTTGGCCGACCGCATTCCCGCCGCTCGCTGA